A region from the Lentisphaera araneosa HTCC2155 genome encodes:
- the pdxA gene encoding 4-hydroxythreonine-4-phosphate dehydrogenase PdxA, with amino-acid sequence MMKNKAMILTSGDPAGVGPEVAVKAFAKLANEKFPFVIAGDAYVLSEAIELYAPEFKLKPYIPGEWEEGVVYYDDFGLAFESSYEKCKASAQCGQLSYDLIVEATHAVIAKQYSAIVTAPVNKESVNLAGITFSGHTELIAELCECPEFNMMQSADRLRCVFATCHIALKEVPKALTVDKILQAGRLLHQACLAEGLVKPKLSAAGLNPHAGENGYMGREEIETVIPALEILRSEGIDIEGPFPPDTLFVPAIRERFEGFLCMYHDQGHIPFKMLAFDRGVNSTLGLPIIRTSVDHGTAFDIAWQNKADIGSLENALKLAWKRTGN; translated from the coding sequence ATGATGAAAAATAAAGCAATGATTTTAACCAGTGGAGATCCCGCTGGAGTCGGTCCGGAAGTGGCCGTAAAAGCTTTTGCGAAACTCGCAAATGAAAAGTTTCCTTTTGTAATTGCGGGAGATGCCTATGTGCTTTCGGAGGCGATTGAATTATATGCCCCTGAGTTTAAGCTCAAGCCCTATATCCCAGGAGAGTGGGAAGAAGGAGTCGTTTATTACGACGATTTTGGTCTCGCTTTTGAATCAAGTTATGAGAAGTGCAAAGCCTCTGCGCAATGCGGTCAACTTTCTTATGATCTCATTGTGGAAGCCACCCATGCGGTCATCGCAAAACAATACTCAGCAATTGTCACTGCTCCAGTGAATAAAGAATCAGTCAATTTAGCCGGGATTACCTTTTCTGGTCACACCGAGTTGATTGCCGAGCTTTGTGAATGCCCCGAATTCAATATGATGCAGAGCGCCGATCGCTTGCGTTGTGTTTTTGCCACATGTCATATTGCGCTCAAAGAAGTTCCTAAGGCTTTGACTGTAGACAAAATTCTTCAGGCAGGTCGGTTACTTCATCAGGCCTGCTTAGCCGAAGGCTTAGTTAAGCCCAAGCTCTCAGCTGCAGGACTCAACCCTCACGCCGGAGAAAACGGCTATATGGGACGAGAGGAAATTGAGACCGTAATTCCCGCCTTGGAGATCTTGCGTTCTGAAGGCATTGATATAGAAGGGCCGTTCCCTCCAGATACACTCTTTGTACCCGCTATTCGTGAGCGTTTCGAAGGTTTCCTCTGCATGTATCACGATCAAGGCCACATACCCTTTAAAATGCTCGCTTTCGACCGCGGAGTCAATAGTACCCTAGGGCTTCCAATTATTCGAACCAGCGTCGATCACGGCACCGCTTTTGATATTGCCTGGCAAAATAAAGCCGATATCGGCAGCCTCGAAAACGCCCTCAAATTAGCCTGGAAACGCACTGGAAATTAG
- a CDS encoding YiiX/YebB-like N1pC/P60 family cysteine hydrolase: protein MILRLLLLSFCTCFFFSCLSTPDDLIDASLIKVGDDSALSMSGLKVYEEKAAFERVRKEKEEELINDDVHYFSRLHEWSLKYRDQIFDLAKQVEQEKGPLKADLIHRLVLSNNDFVHLRYALYSLLKKNRNYYQKPPSGWEGSQHSFKGLCLSLAIVVTLYDNMSLSMNLLDQHERVQHLFLEGSVDYDISPEYNREVVKSFYSSRRRLLIREKMQLFSESYELLKDDSKEDNYLDYLAVMILQSPSAAIIEQSDFSNDLSQSVSMRLDHYQNSLFSSHKKLLFDISKDFGNTMGKFQSRVGYLYEDEKVLADVQAVLKPMDILLEKTPFRLTDKFIPGHFGHVAIYIGTEEDLKSVGLWEHPRIVKYHEQIRQGKVVLEALREGVVLNTLEHFMNVDDLAVIRKNDMDAVQGRTYTLNAFRQLGKEYDFNFDVETLNKIVCSELVYQVFTDDDWATGEVLGSVTISPDAVVQKLEDNMNYRLVLFYHKGEKVQPEKDTKLVLNLLSHDEK, encoded by the coding sequence ATGATTCTAAGACTGTTACTATTGAGTTTTTGTACTTGCTTTTTTTTCTCTTGCTTAAGTACTCCAGATGACTTGATTGATGCGTCTTTGATTAAGGTGGGAGACGACTCAGCTTTGAGTATGAGTGGCTTGAAAGTCTATGAAGAAAAAGCTGCCTTTGAGCGAGTTCGCAAAGAAAAAGAAGAAGAACTCATTAATGATGATGTTCATTATTTTTCACGACTCCACGAATGGAGCTTAAAGTACCGAGATCAAATTTTTGACTTGGCTAAACAAGTGGAGCAGGAAAAGGGGCCTTTGAAAGCCGATCTCATCCATCGTCTTGTCTTATCTAATAATGATTTTGTCCATTTGCGTTACGCTTTGTATAGTTTACTGAAGAAAAATCGTAACTATTATCAAAAGCCACCCTCGGGTTGGGAAGGTTCTCAGCACTCCTTTAAGGGCTTGTGCCTCAGTTTGGCAATTGTTGTCACCCTATACGATAATATGTCACTCTCGATGAATTTGCTTGATCAACATGAAAGGGTGCAGCACCTCTTTTTAGAAGGCAGTGTGGATTACGATATTTCCCCTGAGTATAATAGAGAAGTCGTCAAGTCATTTTACTCTAGTCGCCGGCGTTTATTAATTCGCGAAAAAATGCAGCTCTTTAGTGAATCTTACGAACTTTTAAAAGATGACAGTAAAGAAGATAACTACCTTGATTATTTAGCTGTCATGATACTGCAATCACCCTCGGCAGCGATTATTGAACAATCGGATTTTTCTAATGATTTATCTCAGAGCGTGTCCATGCGTTTGGATCATTATCAAAACTCACTTTTTAGTAGTCATAAAAAGTTACTTTTTGATATCAGTAAAGACTTTGGCAATACAATGGGTAAATTTCAGAGTCGAGTAGGCTATCTTTACGAGGATGAAAAGGTCTTAGCTGATGTTCAAGCAGTTCTTAAGCCGATGGATATTCTTTTGGAGAAAACCCCTTTTCGACTTACAGATAAATTTATTCCGGGTCACTTTGGTCACGTTGCGATATATATTGGGACTGAAGAGGATTTAAAATCTGTGGGGCTTTGGGAGCATCCGAGGATTGTTAAATATCATGAGCAAATCCGTCAGGGTAAGGTAGTGTTAGAGGCTCTTCGTGAGGGGGTGGTATTGAATACTTTGGAGCATTTTATGAATGTGGATGACTTGGCAGTGATTAGGAAAAATGATATGGATGCTGTCCAAGGTCGAACTTATACACTGAATGCTTTTCGCCAATTGGGTAAAGAATACGATTTTAATTTTGATGTTGAGACCTTAAACAAAATTGTTTGTTCTGAGTTAGTCTATCAAGTCTTTACAGATGATGATTGGGCAACAGGTGAAGTCTTGGGGAGCGTGACGATTAGTCCTGATGCTGTTGTACAGAAATTAGAAGATAATATGAATTACCGTTTAGTACTTTTTTACCACAAAGGGGAAAAAGTTCAGCCAGAAAAAGACACTAAGCTAGTGTTAAATTTATTGAGTCATGATGAAAAATAA
- a CDS encoding calcium/sodium antiporter, with amino-acid sequence MLEAILLIIGGGLLLYYGGDWLVDGAVGLSLRWGMSPLVVGLTVVAFGTSAPELAVCIKATLNGMDDIALGNVIGSNICNIGLVLAIAALLKPIAVQSQLIKIDVPVSIIAALAFFLQIQDGQLDFSNGIILFAMVVCYVFFSLKMSKKEGKEVEEEFDEEVKPSDKSTLALFGLIFAGLAGVTYGGSIFVDGASTIAAGLGVSQAVIGLTIVALGTSLPELAASIMASLKGHGDMALGNVIGSCIFNLLAIMGITSMIETIDAMGINKVDLGVMLFLMVALLPVLWTQKKLSRLEGAFFLLIYCGYTVYLFMNQGVVA; translated from the coding sequence ATGTTAGAAGCAATTTTGCTGATTATTGGTGGTGGTTTACTACTTTATTATGGTGGCGACTGGCTCGTTGATGGCGCTGTAGGTTTATCTTTGCGCTGGGGCATGTCTCCACTCGTTGTGGGGCTTACGGTCGTAGCTTTTGGTACTTCAGCCCCAGAACTCGCAGTATGTATTAAAGCCACGCTTAATGGCATGGATGACATTGCCCTCGGTAATGTGATTGGCTCTAATATTTGTAATATTGGGCTTGTTTTAGCTATTGCGGCTTTGTTGAAACCGATTGCCGTTCAAAGTCAATTGATTAAAATTGACGTTCCGGTTTCCATCATTGCGGCGCTCGCATTTTTTCTGCAAATTCAAGATGGTCAACTCGACTTTTCTAATGGTATCATCCTCTTTGCGATGGTTGTGTGCTATGTGTTTTTTAGTCTCAAAATGTCGAAGAAAGAGGGTAAAGAAGTGGAAGAAGAATTTGATGAAGAAGTTAAACCTTCTGATAAATCAACCTTAGCGCTATTTGGTCTGATCTTTGCGGGGCTCGCAGGAGTCACTTATGGCGGCAGTATCTTTGTTGATGGCGCTTCCACTATCGCTGCAGGTTTAGGTGTGAGTCAAGCGGTGATTGGTCTCACAATTGTGGCTTTGGGCACGAGTCTTCCTGAATTAGCCGCGTCTATTATGGCGTCCTTAAAAGGGCATGGCGATATGGCTTTGGGCAATGTGATTGGTTCATGTATTTTCAACCTTTTGGCGATTATGGGCATTACTTCCATGATTGAAACGATAGATGCGATGGGGATCAACAAAGTCGATTTAGGAGTTATGCTCTTTCTGATGGTGGCTTTGCTTCCGGTCTTGTGGACTCAGAAGAAACTTTCGCGCTTAGAAGGAGCCTTTTTTCTGCTGATTTATTGTGGCTATACCGTTTATTTATTCATGAATCAAGGTGTGGTTGCCTAA
- a CDS encoding DUF84 family protein, with product MSLRVHIGTRNQAKIQALEEEIAEQSLNASVISLDVSSGVKDQPRSLDESFSGAINRAKVAFQHDSDFSIGIEDGCYHIDGKMLNISCVCLWDGNGTFLASSSSFQLPPTVQKCIEEDHVELSEALVKTGLSTNTNIGSQGGAIGLITQGQLIRKDYTRQALLNLLSSWKLQNDLSR from the coding sequence ATGTCTTTGCGAGTCCACATTGGCACTCGCAATCAGGCCAAGATACAAGCTCTCGAGGAAGAGATTGCCGAACAAAGCTTAAACGCCTCCGTCATCTCTCTGGATGTGAGTTCCGGGGTGAAGGATCAGCCTCGTAGTTTAGACGAAAGCTTTTCGGGGGCAATCAATAGAGCTAAAGTTGCTTTTCAGCATGACTCTGATTTTTCTATTGGAATTGAGGATGGCTGTTATCATATTGATGGAAAAATGTTAAACATTTCTTGTGTCTGCTTATGGGACGGCAACGGTACTTTTCTTGCAAGCTCATCTTCATTTCAACTCCCTCCTACAGTTCAAAAATGTATCGAAGAGGATCATGTTGAACTATCTGAAGCCTTAGTAAAAACAGGCTTAAGCACTAACACTAATATAGGTTCTCAAGGAGGCGCAATTGGCTTGATTACTCAAGGTCAGCTCATCCGAAAAGATTACACCCGTCAAGCCTTACTCAACTTGCTTAGCAGCTGGAAATTACAAAATGATTTATCTCGATAA
- a CDS encoding cysteine desulfurase family protein, with product MIYLDNAASTPLLPIVKEFYFDAIDRYYANPHAGHALSHECLRLRDKARAQILKAANADSNDYTVIFTSGGTESNNLALLGTELEEGDEIITCEAEHPSILNVIKEIEKKNVRVHYLALNSTGAPDLTNLEQLITSKTQLIALTLLHNETGGLLDIDQLSNITYGSSIHVHIDAVQGFGKREIDMNDWGINSLSFAGHKFHGPNSSGALIVKNNQLPKALFFGGGQQDGLRSGTLDAAAVAALGFTAQHNAKEKLNETKKIQELNSLCREKLLTLKDKQQNCPIDIISCESASPYILLANFENMQGAILMRALSNKNVIVGTGSACSADSKKISPALKSLGLNDQNGFGVLRISFAWQNTESDVIQFIEELQEVILDY from the coding sequence ATGATTTATCTCGATAACGCCGCATCCACACCTCTTTTACCTATAGTAAAAGAATTTTATTTCGATGCTATCGACCGATATTATGCCAATCCTCATGCAGGTCATGCACTCTCACATGAATGCCTAAGATTACGAGACAAAGCTCGTGCGCAGATCCTCAAGGCGGCCAATGCCGACAGCAATGATTATACAGTTATTTTTACTAGTGGTGGAACAGAATCCAATAATTTAGCTCTTCTAGGAACAGAACTTGAGGAAGGTGATGAAATCATTACTTGTGAGGCGGAACACCCTTCCATTTTAAATGTCATCAAAGAAATTGAGAAAAAAAATGTTCGAGTCCACTATTTAGCTTTAAATTCCACAGGAGCTCCCGATCTCACAAATTTAGAGCAGCTGATCACAAGTAAAACACAGCTCATCGCTTTAACTTTACTGCACAATGAAACTGGAGGCTTACTCGATATCGACCAACTGAGCAATATCACTTACGGAAGCTCTATTCATGTTCATATCGATGCCGTTCAAGGTTTTGGAAAAAGAGAAATTGACATGAATGATTGGGGAATAAATTCACTCTCTTTTGCGGGTCACAAATTCCACGGGCCCAATAGTAGCGGCGCACTCATCGTAAAAAATAACCAGCTCCCAAAAGCTTTGTTTTTTGGTGGTGGCCAACAAGATGGCTTAAGATCTGGAACTCTTGATGCCGCCGCTGTTGCTGCTTTGGGTTTCACTGCTCAACACAATGCCAAAGAAAAGTTGAACGAAACAAAAAAAATTCAAGAACTCAATTCACTCTGCAGGGAGAAATTACTCACGCTTAAGGACAAGCAGCAAAATTGTCCTATCGATATTATTTCATGTGAATCGGCTTCCCCTTATATTCTACTTGCCAACTTTGAAAATATGCAGGGAGCCATTTTAATGCGTGCCCTATCAAATAAAAACGTCATAGTTGGCACGGGGAGCGCCTGTTCTGCAGACAGTAAAAAAATTAGCCCTGCGCTGAAAAGCCTGGGTCTCAATGATCAAAATGGCTTTGGAGTTTTACGTATTAGCTTTGCTTGGCAAAATACAGAAAGTGACGTAATACAATTTATAGAAGAACTACAAGAAGTTATTCTTGATTATTAA
- a CDS encoding response regulator produces the protein MNKLAHVAVCNTTKDSFQQINQYLDHSMIHLYKCESIEELKQVEAQHQVSLIIIDHQEKLDRQSFFLEEISQELKTQNTFIILPKFSPEEIQDYFNLNCSDLIYPPICSEEFSSRVKRLIAQDQINRDLENALQIKSEFSATMSHEIRTPLNGIIGILNILQETNLNKRQAELVNIISHSSEALLNLVNNILDFAKLEGKQLTLRPEPFSLFSLCLQVIDLAKTSCDKDDLELFLDAPNELKKLFLMGDKNRLRQIISNLVSNAVKFTDKGYIKLKLELIERNDKQAKITISIADTGIGISKEENELIFSKFTQVDNSHSRKNEGTGLGIPISEMILQCMNSNLELNSQPGAGSTFSFTISLPVTTTKTKKTSVNISLLNPLRILIAEDNHVNQRVMYSYLNSDETHYIKTAENGNEVIEFLKSDKFDLILMDIQMPDLDGIQTTELIRKSNEDYNNIPIIAVTANAMEGDRERYLKLGMNSYLPKPYSKELLLKTVSQLVNRPNGVLDKLDNTPPPLELIDSRMLLDIHESLGAEGFNKLIEMYLKEVQEMLRHIKKSCKERDEGNFIRHTHKYAGGAASLGFLTIREIAKKMETHTREGNFDRALKLYDTLELNHQNTLLALNQFVFE, from the coding sequence ATGAATAAGCTAGCTCATGTTGCCGTTTGTAATACGACAAAAGATAGTTTCCAACAAATCAATCAATACCTTGACCATAGCATGATCCATCTCTATAAATGTGAATCTATTGAAGAACTCAAACAAGTAGAGGCACAACACCAAGTTTCGCTAATCATCATTGATCATCAAGAAAAACTGGACCGCCAAAGCTTTTTTCTCGAAGAGATCTCTCAAGAGCTCAAAACTCAAAACACCTTCATTATTCTCCCCAAATTCAGTCCAGAAGAAATACAAGACTATTTCAACCTAAACTGTTCAGACCTCATTTACCCTCCGATTTGTAGTGAAGAGTTTTCCTCACGAGTCAAACGACTCATCGCTCAGGATCAAATAAATCGCGACTTAGAGAATGCCCTCCAAATCAAATCGGAGTTCTCCGCCACCATGAGTCATGAGATTCGGACTCCACTGAACGGCATTATTGGCATTCTCAATATCCTTCAAGAAACAAACCTCAATAAACGCCAAGCCGAACTCGTGAATATCATTTCACATTCTTCTGAAGCCCTTCTCAACTTAGTGAACAACATACTTGATTTCGCTAAACTTGAAGGCAAGCAACTGACTTTAAGACCAGAGCCTTTCTCACTTTTTTCACTCTGCCTTCAGGTGATTGACTTGGCAAAAACGAGCTGCGACAAGGACGATCTAGAACTCTTTCTCGATGCCCCCAACGAACTAAAAAAGCTCTTTCTTATGGGCGACAAAAACCGTTTACGACAAATCATCTCCAACCTTGTATCAAATGCCGTTAAATTCACTGACAAAGGCTACATCAAACTCAAACTAGAACTCATAGAGCGCAATGACAAGCAAGCAAAAATCACTATTTCTATAGCTGATACGGGTATAGGTATCAGTAAAGAAGAGAATGAGCTTATTTTCTCGAAATTTACACAAGTCGACAACTCCCACTCACGAAAAAATGAAGGAACAGGACTAGGCATCCCAATTTCAGAAATGATCCTGCAATGCATGAACTCCAACCTTGAATTAAATTCTCAACCTGGAGCCGGCTCAACTTTTAGCTTCACCATAAGTTTACCCGTAACGACGACAAAGACTAAAAAGACGTCTGTAAACATATCCCTACTTAACCCCCTTCGAATCCTCATCGCCGAAGACAATCACGTCAATCAACGCGTTATGTATTCCTACCTCAATTCGGATGAAACCCATTATATTAAAACGGCCGAAAATGGCAATGAAGTTATTGAATTTCTTAAGTCAGATAAATTCGATCTTATTTTAATGGATATTCAAATGCCTGATCTCGATGGTATTCAAACGACAGAACTCATTAGAAAATCTAATGAGGATTATAATAATATTCCCATCATTGCGGTCACCGCAAATGCCATGGAGGGTGACCGCGAGCGCTACCTCAAACTTGGCATGAACTCTTATTTACCTAAACCCTACTCAAAAGAATTATTATTAAAAACGGTTAGCCAGTTGGTCAATCGACCTAATGGAGTTCTTGACAAGCTTGATAACACGCCGCCTCCACTTGAACTCATTGACTCAAGAATGTTACTCGACATCCATGAATCTCTTGGCGCTGAAGGCTTTAATAAACTCATCGAGATGTATCTCAAAGAAGTTCAAGAAATGTTGCGTCATATTAAAAAATCCTGTAAAGAACGTGATGAAGGTAACTTTATTCGACACACACATAAATATGCAGGTGGTGCTGCTAGCTTGGGCTTTTTGACCATTCGTGAAATCGCCAAAAAAATGGAGACTCACACACGCGAAGGCAACTTCGATAGAGCTCTTAAACTCTACGATACCTTAGAGCTCAATCACCAAAATACTCTACTCGCTCTAAATCAGTTCGTTTTTGAGTGA
- a CDS encoding Dabb family protein: MKKLLFLCVVLLFVSCQSNRQPDPRIVHVVLTWLNEPTNEKHRNMVIKASEEFLKIPGVLDVGVGIPLMSDRDIVDDSFDVGIFLTFKTEEDLQAYIDHPDHQATVKLILKPLVKKIKVYDIVDL; this comes from the coding sequence ATGAAAAAGTTATTATTCCTCTGTGTTGTATTATTATTTGTAAGTTGCCAAAGTAATAGGCAGCCAGATCCGCGCATTGTTCACGTTGTTCTAACGTGGTTAAATGAACCTACAAATGAAAAACATCGCAATATGGTGATCAAGGCCAGCGAAGAGTTTCTCAAGATTCCTGGAGTGCTCGATGTCGGTGTAGGAATACCCTTGATGAGTGATCGTGATATCGTCGATGATAGTTTTGATGTGGGCATATTTTTAACCTTCAAAACGGAAGAGGATTTACAAGCTTATATTGATCACCCGGATCATCAGGCCACAGTAAAACTCATTTTAAAACCTTTAGTTAAGAAGATAAAAGTCTACGATATTGTAGATCTCTAG
- the acnB gene encoding bifunctional aconitate hydratase 2/2-methylisocitrate dehydratase, which translates to MSTFFEDYYKHVAEREALGIPPLALSEKQAEELVALLQDIPAGKGEELLDLLTNRINPGVDPAAHVKANFLVGVVKGANSCEVITKADAVKLLGTMVGGFNLQGLIDVVASEDAELAPLAADALKNMVLAVNCFDEVNALADGGNATAKEIVASWANAEWFTNAEDIPAEIKTIIYKVDGETNTDDFSPAKFAFTRADIPLHSTCMGGSLFPEGPETIAKLKEQDLPISFVGDVVGTGSSRKSACNSLLWHIGDDIPFIPNKRRGGVIIGGIIAPIFFNTAEDSGALPVQTDVSGLSTGQIITVKPLEGKILAEDGSEITSFEVKPNTILDEYRAGGRVPLIIGKQLTEKARGVLGLSSIEESGLFVNPDNPAPAAGQGYSLAQKMVGNACGVEGILPGTACLPKMTTVGSQDTTGPMTASEMTELACLKFNADLVMQSFCHTAAYPKPTDVNTHATLPDYISNRGGVSLAPGDGVIHSWLNRLLVPDTVGTGGDSHTRFPLGISFPAGSGLVAFAAALGVMPLDMPESVLVRFKGDLQPGVTLRDVVNMIPYQAIQEGHLTVAKQGKVNIFSGRVLEIEGLPELKVEQAFELTDAAAERSAAAATIKLNREPIEEYLNSNITLMEAMIAGGYKDPDTLRKRIADVKDWMANGELMEADSNAEYAAIIEIDLNAMTEPIVACPNDPDDVKKISDVAGNSIEEVFIGSCMTNIGHFRAAATVLEGEGQVEPRLWVCPPTKMDAEQLTKEGYYSKFSAAGARLEMPGCSLCMGNQARVKDNATVFSTSTRNFNNRLGDGAQVYLGSAELAAAVALIGRIPTPKEYQDIVTPKLEGKDDAIYQYLNFHLLEDGLTV; encoded by the coding sequence ATGTCGACTTTTTTCGAAGACTACTACAAGCACGTTGCCGAGCGTGAAGCTCTAGGCATCCCTCCCCTCGCACTAAGTGAAAAACAAGCTGAAGAACTCGTTGCACTTCTTCAAGATATCCCAGCTGGAAAAGGTGAGGAACTTCTCGATCTACTCACTAATCGTATCAATCCAGGTGTAGACCCCGCTGCTCACGTAAAAGCAAACTTCCTCGTTGGTGTCGTAAAAGGTGCTAATTCTTGCGAAGTCATCACGAAAGCTGACGCCGTTAAACTTCTCGGCACCATGGTTGGCGGTTTCAACCTCCAAGGCCTTATCGACGTTGTCGCTAGCGAAGATGCAGAACTCGCTCCTCTCGCTGCTGACGCACTTAAAAACATGGTTCTCGCAGTAAACTGCTTCGATGAGGTAAATGCTCTTGCTGACGGCGGCAACGCTACAGCTAAAGAAATCGTTGCTTCATGGGCAAATGCTGAATGGTTCACAAATGCTGAGGATATCCCGGCCGAAATCAAAACAATCATTTATAAAGTAGATGGCGAAACAAACACAGATGACTTCTCACCTGCGAAGTTCGCATTTACACGTGCTGATATTCCACTTCACTCAACTTGCATGGGTGGCAGCCTCTTCCCAGAAGGCCCAGAAACAATTGCTAAACTTAAAGAGCAAGACCTTCCTATTTCTTTCGTAGGCGATGTCGTTGGTACTGGTTCTTCACGTAAGTCTGCTTGTAACTCACTTCTCTGGCACATTGGCGATGATATCCCTTTCATCCCTAACAAGCGTCGCGGTGGCGTTATCATCGGTGGCATCATTGCTCCTATCTTCTTCAACACTGCAGAAGACTCTGGTGCTCTCCCCGTACAAACTGACGTAAGCGGTCTCTCAACTGGTCAAATCATCACTGTAAAACCACTCGAAGGTAAAATTCTTGCTGAAGATGGTTCTGAAATCACTTCTTTCGAAGTTAAGCCAAACACTATTCTCGACGAATACCGTGCGGGTGGTCGTGTACCACTCATCATCGGTAAACAGCTCACTGAAAAAGCTCGTGGCGTTTTAGGTCTCAGCTCAATCGAAGAAAGTGGTCTTTTCGTTAACCCTGATAATCCAGCTCCTGCTGCGGGTCAAGGTTACTCACTCGCACAGAAAATGGTTGGTAATGCTTGCGGCGTAGAAGGTATTCTTCCTGGTACTGCTTGTCTTCCAAAAATGACGACGGTTGGTTCACAGGATACAACGGGTCCAATGACTGCCTCTGAAATGACTGAGCTCGCTTGCTTAAAGTTTAACGCTGACCTCGTGATGCAATCGTTCTGTCACACGGCTGCTTACCCTAAGCCCACTGACGTTAACACTCACGCAACACTTCCTGACTACATCTCAAATCGTGGTGGCGTTTCTTTAGCACCTGGTGATGGCGTTATCCACTCATGGCTCAACCGTCTCCTCGTACCTGACACAGTAGGTACTGGCGGTGACTCACACACGCGTTTCCCTCTCGGTATTTCTTTCCCTGCCGGTTCTGGTCTCGTAGCTTTTGCTGCCGCTCTCGGTGTGATGCCACTCGATATGCCTGAGTCCGTACTCGTACGTTTCAAAGGCGACCTTCAGCCAGGGGTCACACTCCGTGACGTTGTTAACATGATTCCTTACCAAGCTATCCAAGAGGGTCACCTCACAGTAGCTAAACAGGGTAAAGTTAATATCTTTTCTGGTCGCGTTCTCGAAATCGAAGGTCTTCCTGAACTTAAAGTTGAACAAGCTTTCGAGCTTACTGATGCTGCTGCTGAGCGTTCTGCTGCTGCCGCAACCATTAAACTCAACCGCGAACCAATCGAAGAGTACCTCAACTCAAATATCACTCTCATGGAAGCGATGATCGCAGGTGGTTACAAAGATCCTGATACACTCCGCAAGCGTATTGCTGACGTAAAAGACTGGATGGCTAACGGCGAACTCATGGAAGCTGACTCAAACGCTGAGTACGCTGCTATTATCGAGATTGATCTCAATGCAATGACTGAACCCATCGTCGCTTGCCCTAACGACCCTGATGACGTGAAAAAAATCTCTGACGTTGCTGGCAACAGCATCGAAGAAGTCTTCATCGGTTCTTGCATGACCAACATCGGTCACTTCCGTGCTGCTGCGACTGTTCTCGAAGGTGAAGGCCAAGTTGAGCCACGCCTCTGGGTTTGCCCTCCTACTAAAATGGATGCTGAACAGCTCACTAAAGAAGGATACTACTCAAAGTTCTCAGCTGCTGGCGCTCGTCTCGAAATGCCTGGCTGCTCACTCTGTATGGGTAACCAAGCTCGTGTGAAAGATAATGCAACTGTGTTCTCAACTTCTACACGTAACTTCAACAACCGTCTCGGTGATGGCGCACAAGTTTACCTCGGTTCTGCGGAACTCGCAGCTGCAGTTGCACTCATCGGCCGTATTCCTACTCCTAAGGAATACCAAGATATTGTGACTCCTAAGCTCGAAGGTAAAGATGATGCTATTTATCAATACCTCAACTTCCACCTCCTCGAAGATGGTTTAACAGTTTAA